The genomic DNA CTCTTTTGTTCTATTCCTGCCATACTATTGCCGTTTTGTTCCGGAGAGGTGATGTAATAAACAGATAAAACAACCACTAAACTTAACATTGTTAATAGCCAAACTGTTTGCTTTTTCAATAACATTTATGAATCCCCCTTAATTTTTTTTCGGCATGACCGCAACCCGATGGCTTGGGACATCCAGCACTCTCGTCACAGCATCTACTATCCACTTTTTTACTTGAATGTTTTCTGCCCCTTTTGCCACAACAAGAACTCCGCGAATTTCAGGTTTCTTCGTTTCTACGACTATCGGAACCTCTTTTTCCCCGTTGCGGACGATCACCAGTTGTTCATCTTTAGAAGCATCTTCTACTTTTCGTTTTCCACCTTCCCGATCGGTTTCGGTTGTTGTTTGAGATTTCGTGACAATATTTTTTTCTAATATCTGTTTTTCAGTCGCATCCACATTAACTACAACGGTGACATCATCTACGCCAAGGATCCCTTGCAAAGCTTCTTTTAACTGTTTTTCGTATGCTTCTTCATATTGTTTCATTAAACTCTTTTCTTCTGATTTCT from Bacillus methanolicus MGA3 includes the following:
- the spoIIIAG gene encoding stage III sporulation protein AG; the protein is MSNDKGPLTWLKNLISKEGHPEKKPGKYHYFLIVILFGAAIMLISNMFFSGNASTPDMQVMNNKETNATEEVPAFGQKKSEEKSLMKQYEEAYEKQLKEALQGILGVDDVTVVVNVDATEKQILEKNIVTKSQTTTETDREGGKRKVEDASKDEQLVIVRNGEKEVPIVVETKKPEIRGVLVVAKGAENIQVKKWIVDAVTRVLDVPSHRVAVMPKKN